From a region of the Candidatus Azobacteroides pseudotrichonymphae genomovar. CFP2 genome:
- a CDS encoding M23 family metallopeptidase: MRKLPKVFIIGLLRIILFLSPVMEIHARSYSERKLSAGIVVKQYPADELYEESWNTEFLKAYKNIPVPDSLVIDVSNFVMPVEGKVTSPYGPREYHGEHFHYGTDIKLQVGDTVRAAFEGKVRVRNYDPNGYGYYLVLRHPNGLETVYGHLSQFLVEQNQNVNAGEPIALGGCTGNAYGPHLHFEIRILCNAINPAEIIDFDKLCLKEDIYVYRKGQTEENLIEQESVKEEIEDVKPIDTPGVEEETEVLSEITEPDAAELCLLRKKEQIMKEVSDITLQWEQLISDENQYISELTILMGDLEESIGKMGSGKITCWNKELETINSRIGILNTKNGNIRYRRDKLKEKQTLIDSQLEGNPLLKEMVSMEYFFRLINEWNDLLKEANSKINTYNNIIAAFNSSVNHLNPSDNP, translated from the coding sequence ATGAGAAAATTACCTAAGGTATTTATCATAGGTTTACTAAGAATAATCCTGTTTTTATCTCCTGTAATGGAGATACATGCAAGAAGTTATTCGGAGAGAAAGTTGAGTGCAGGAATAGTAGTAAAACAGTATCCTGCAGACGAATTGTATGAAGAAAGCTGGAATACTGAATTTTTGAAAGCATATAAAAATATTCCTGTTCCAGATTCACTTGTTATAGATGTTTCAAATTTTGTAATGCCTGTAGAAGGGAAAGTAACTTCTCCTTATGGACCTCGTGAATATCATGGAGAACACTTTCATTATGGGACTGATATCAAGCTTCAGGTAGGAGATACTGTTCGTGCGGCATTTGAGGGGAAAGTAAGGGTAAGAAATTATGATCCTAATGGTTATGGTTATTATCTTGTATTGAGACATCCCAATGGATTGGAGACTGTCTATGGACACCTTTCTCAATTTCTGGTAGAACAAAATCAAAATGTAAATGCTGGAGAACCAATAGCGTTAGGTGGTTGTACAGGAAATGCTTACGGTCCTCATCTTCATTTTGAAATTCGCATTCTGTGTAATGCTATTAATCCGGCTGAAATAATCGATTTTGATAAGCTTTGTCTCAAAGAAGACATCTATGTTTATAGAAAAGGTCAAACAGAAGAGAATCTCATAGAGCAGGAATCTGTGAAAGAAGAAATCGAAGATGTTAAACCTATTGACACACCGGGAGTGGAAGAAGAAACAGAAGTTCTAAGTGAAATTACTGAACCCGACGCGGCAGAACTTTGTCTACTTCGAAAGAAAGAGCAGATAATGAAAGAAGTGTCAGATATAACATTGCAATGGGAACAATTGATTTCTGATGAAAATCAATATATATCGGAGCTAACTATTCTAATGGGAGACTTAGAGGAATCCATTGGTAAGATGGGTAGTGGCAAAATTACTTGTTGGAACAAAGAACTAGAGACTATCAATAGTAGGATAGGTATTCTGAACACTAAGAACGGAAATATTCGTTACAGACGAGATAAGCTGAAGGAGAAACAAACACTTATCGATTCCCAACTAGAGGGAAATCCATTACTGAAGGAAATGGTTTCTATGGAGTATTTTTTTAGATTGATCAATGAATGGAACGACCTGTTGAAAGAAGCGAATTCTAAGATCAACACTTACAATAACATAATTGCGGCCTTTAACAGCAGTGTAAACCACCTTAACCCTTCAGACAATCCATAG
- the crcB gene encoding fluoride efflux transporter CrcB, whose product MLKKIFLVGIGGGIGSVLRFVVSLLIVRIRFSIFPLTTFVVNLLGCFFVGILVGLSLKNNWLDENVKIFFITGFCGGFTTFSSFSLENFQLYQAGNYHTLVLYILINIIAGCAAVLLGYILTEFF is encoded by the coding sequence ATGCTTAAGAAAATATTTTTGGTAGGAATAGGTGGAGGAATAGGTAGTGTTCTTCGTTTTGTGGTCTCTCTACTGATTGTCAGGATCAGATTTTCTATCTTTCCGTTAACCACTTTTGTTGTCAACTTATTAGGGTGCTTTTTTGTTGGGATTTTAGTTGGTTTATCTTTAAAAAATAATTGGTTGGATGAAAATGTGAAAATTTTTTTTATAACTGGATTTTGTGGGGGATTTACTACTTTCTCATCTTTTTCATTGGAAAATTTTCAGCTCTATCAAGCAGGGAATTACCATACACTTGTTTTATATATTCTAATTAATATTATTGCAGGATGTGCTGCTGTGTTGCTAGGTTATATTTTAACAGAATTTTTTTAA